The Flavobacterium commune genome contains a region encoding:
- the gatB/aspS gene encoding bifunctional amidotransferase subunit GatB/aspartate--tRNA ligase AspS, which translates to MELEQLTAALKAHDLELVIGLETHVRLNTKTKLFCSCPNQEIETPNENICSVCTGQMGVLPAINKEAITKAIYFGKAVNSTFSNEVISWDRKHYEYPDNPKNIQITQFHNPIIPDGQVSCYRNDGSQFTVNLTQVHIEEDAAKLMHEKKISLVDFNKAGVPLIEIVTEPCVRNIEDASTYAQYIQRIVQNLGISEANLEKGEFKSDVSVSLRKINSDVLNPRTEIKNLNSFKFMIEALKEEVEKQFNYFIENKEFRPDQTTVLWDADLKQTKTMRKKEFEADYRFISEPDLPFVNIKAEIEAIKVDTSALPYAVESILINGGVLPQDAKFFTADALRSRTFVTLNNEIKDPSFVAKTLANNIKAEDYDKIHNIEHLITIFVLFKAEKITAVLVQNAIAGYLKDQNFDYNKYFADNTISEDKIQEVIATVIAENAAVANDIKAGDQGKAGILVGKVLGVIGKGANGKVIRQIILDKLGAAAVLEKKEAQEKVSKEAIAESKEVQEEALPEIPIVVKDTYRTHKISQLSEANIGEEVMLSGWVASVRDHGELIFIDLRDSSYEIFQVNISRETFPNIDELVKLKPESVISVKGIVVGRNEDDYNAGLRTGKIELETSVLEILNLSKTLPFEIKRAAKTNEAIRFQYKFLDHRNEEVRRAIVNRHKVIKLIRDILDEEEFLEIETPILSAGTDEGAREFIVPTRKQAGLFYTLPQAPQQFKQMLMVSGYEKYFQVARCFRDEDSRGDRQPEFTQLDMELAYASMQQIIDLNTKLFNEVVKKVYGNKWILKPFEVITYKDAMDFYGCDRPDLRYGLKMQDITAIVKDTTFQVFSKPIEEGGIVKCIKVSAQEQGNKRMSKGQIEALTAIAQQHGLGGLAYIIVNEEELQSPIIKFLGEEIAAGIIKATDAQVGDIVFFSAADYATANKALDAVRQELGRMLHLINPKELRPAWVVDFPMFEKTDEGRWTFTHNPFSMPAIYDLKKHMDGKEEEIGSIIAQQYDIILNGYEIGGGSVRAHKSEILEATYRNMGYNKEEMIKSVGTMYKAFQYGAPPHGGIAWGIDRLMMILEKKASIREVMAFPKTGTSEDLLFGAPSLLSDKKVEEMNVRIIK; encoded by the coding sequence ATGGAATTGGAACAATTAACGGCGGCATTAAAAGCCCACGATTTAGAATTGGTAATCGGACTGGAAACTCATGTTCGATTGAATACCAAAACCAAGTTGTTTTGTTCTTGTCCAAATCAAGAAATAGAAACACCTAATGAAAATATATGTTCCGTTTGTACGGGACAAATGGGCGTTTTGCCAGCCATAAATAAAGAAGCGATTACAAAAGCTATTTATTTTGGAAAAGCAGTAAATTCGACATTTAGTAATGAAGTGATTTCCTGGGATAGAAAGCATTACGAATATCCGGATAACCCGAAAAATATTCAGATAACGCAATTTCATAATCCAATAATTCCTGACGGACAGGTTTCTTGTTACCGAAATGACGGTTCTCAATTTACCGTGAATTTAACCCAGGTGCATATTGAAGAAGATGCTGCGAAATTGATGCACGAAAAGAAGATTTCGTTAGTCGATTTTAACAAAGCGGGAGTTCCGTTGATTGAAATTGTTACGGAGCCTTGTGTTCGTAATATTGAAGATGCTTCAACTTATGCGCAATACATTCAGCGTATTGTTCAGAATTTAGGAATCTCTGAAGCCAATTTGGAGAAAGGAGAATTCAAATCGGATGTTTCGGTTTCTTTACGCAAAATAAATTCAGACGTTTTAAACCCAAGAACGGAAATCAAAAACTTGAACTCGTTTAAGTTTATGATCGAAGCTTTGAAAGAAGAAGTAGAGAAACAGTTCAATTATTTTATCGAAAACAAAGAATTTAGACCTGATCAAACGACTGTGTTGTGGGATGCTGATTTAAAGCAAACCAAAACCATGCGTAAAAAAGAATTTGAAGCGGATTACCGTTTTATATCAGAGCCGGATTTACCTTTTGTAAATATTAAAGCTGAAATTGAAGCGATTAAAGTAGATACTAGTGCTTTGCCTTATGCTGTTGAATCTATTTTGATTAATGGAGGTGTTTTGCCACAAGATGCTAAATTTTTCACGGCAGATGCTTTGCGTTCGAGAACATTTGTGACTTTAAATAACGAAATTAAAGATCCATCGTTTGTTGCTAAAACTTTAGCGAATAACATCAAGGCTGAAGATTATGATAAGATTCATAATATTGAGCATTTAATAACCATTTTTGTATTATTCAAAGCGGAAAAAATCACAGCTGTTTTAGTTCAAAATGCGATTGCTGGTTATTTAAAAGATCAAAATTTCGATTACAATAAATATTTTGCAGATAATACGATTTCTGAAGATAAAATTCAGGAAGTTATTGCTACCGTAATTGCTGAAAACGCTGCTGTGGCTAATGATATTAAAGCAGGTGACCAAGGAAAAGCAGGTATTTTAGTTGGTAAGGTTTTAGGTGTTATTGGAAAAGGAGCGAATGGAAAAGTAATTCGTCAGATTATATTAGACAAATTAGGTGCTGCTGCTGTTTTGGAGAAAAAAGAAGCGCAGGAAAAAGTTTCTAAAGAAGCAATTGCTGAATCTAAAGAAGTTCAAGAAGAAGCACTTCCTGAAATTCCTATTGTTGTAAAAGATACCTACAGAACTCATAAGATTTCACAATTATCAGAGGCAAATATCGGCGAAGAGGTGATGTTGTCAGGCTGGGTAGCGAGTGTTCGTGACCACGGTGAATTGATTTTTATTGATTTGCGTGATTCAAGTTATGAGATTTTCCAGGTTAATATCAGTAGAGAAACTTTTCCTAATATCGACGAGTTAGTGAAATTGAAACCGGAATCGGTAATTTCGGTAAAAGGTATTGTAGTAGGACGTAATGAAGATGATTATAATGCAGGATTGCGTACGGGTAAAATAGAATTAGAAACTTCGGTTTTAGAAATTTTAAATTTATCTAAAACATTGCCTTTCGAAATTAAGAGAGCGGCTAAAACAAACGAAGCGATTCGTTTTCAATACAAGTTTTTGGATCACAGAAACGAAGAAGTAAGGCGAGCAATCGTAAATCGTCATAAAGTAATTAAGTTAATTCGTGACATCTTAGATGAGGAAGAGTTCTTAGAAATTGAAACACCAATTTTAAGTGCAGGGACTGATGAAGGAGCACGTGAATTTATTGTTCCTACTCGTAAACAAGCTGGTTTGTTTTATACCTTACCACAAGCGCCACAGCAGTTCAAACAGATGTTGATGGTGAGTGGTTATGAGAAATATTTCCAGGTGGCACGTTGTTTCAGGGATGAGGATTCCCGTGGAGATCGTCAGCCAGAATTTACGCAATTGGATATGGAGTTGGCTTATGCCAGCATGCAGCAGATTATCGATTTGAATACCAAACTATTTAATGAAGTAGTGAAGAAAGTATATGGTAACAAATGGATATTGAAACCATTTGAAGTGATTACCTATAAAGATGCGATGGATTTCTATGGCTGTGACCGACCTGATTTGCGTTACGGTCTGAAAATGCAAGACATTACAGCTATTGTAAAAGATACTACTTTCCAAGTATTCAGTAAACCGATTGAAGAAGGCGGAATTGTAAAATGTATCAAGGTTTCGGCTCAGGAGCAAGGAAATAAGCGTATGTCTAAAGGTCAAATCGAAGCTTTAACTGCTATTGCTCAGCAACACGGTTTAGGTGGATTGGCTTATATTATTGTGAATGAAGAAGAGTTGCAATCGCCTATTATTAAGTTTTTAGGGGAAGAAATTGCAGCAGGAATCATAAAAGCTACGGATGCGCAGGTTGGGGATATTGTATTCTTCTCAGCTGCCGATTATGCTACGGCTAACAAGGCTTTGGATGCTGTTCGTCAGGAATTGGGTAGAATGTTGCATTTGATTAATCCTAAGGAATTACGTCCAGCCTGGGTAGTTGATTTTCCAATGTTTGAAAAAACAGATGAAGGAAGATGGACATTTACGCACAATCCGTTCTCGATGCCGGCTATTTATGATTTGAAAAAACACATGGATGGTAAAGAAGAGGAAATCGGAAGCATCATCGCGCAGCAATACGATATAATCCTGAACGGTTACGAAATTGGAGGAGGATCAGTTCGTGCGCATAAATCGGAAATTCTGGAAGCGACTTATAGAAATATGGGTTACAACAAAGAAGAAATGATTAAGAGTGTAGGGACTATGTATAAAGCTTTCCAATACGGTGCGCCACCACACGGAGGAATTGCCTGGGGAATTGACCGTTTAATGATGATTTTAGAGAAAAAAGCATCTATTCGTGAAGTTATGGCTTTCCCGAAAACAGGAACTAGTGAAGATTTATTATTTGGGGCACCATCGCTTTTATCAGATAAAAAGGTAGAAGAAATGAATGTGAGAATTATTAAATAA
- a CDS encoding RNA methyltransferase, whose product MNDNFTTEFFGIGIQNGKTPENLGVLWRTAQNLGASYIFTIGNRYAKQACDTENAVKSMPYFHYETFEDFYQNLPKGARLVGVELDERAADLETFEHPRRCVYLLGAEDNGLSKKAIAKCHHLIKFKSEKSLNVSVAGSIVMYDRGLNKPRS is encoded by the coding sequence ATGAACGATAATTTTACAACCGAATTTTTCGGAATAGGAATACAGAATGGTAAAACCCCTGAAAACTTAGGCGTTTTATGGAGAACTGCCCAAAATCTGGGAGCAAGTTATATTTTCACAATAGGAAACAGATACGCCAAACAGGCTTGCGACACAGAAAATGCCGTAAAATCAATGCCTTATTTTCACTACGAAACCTTTGAAGATTTCTACCAAAACTTACCCAAAGGCGCACGCTTAGTAGGAGTCGAACTTGACGAACGAGCAGCCGATTTGGAAACATTTGAACACCCTAGGCGATGTGTTTACTTATTAGGCGCCGAAGACAATGGTTTATCTAAAAAAGCAATTGCAAAATGCCATCATCTGATCAAATTCAAATCTGAAAAAAGCTTGAATGTATCAGTAGCAGGAAGCATTGTCATGTACGACAGAGGGCTTAATAAACCGAGATCCTGA
- a CDS encoding type II toxin-antitoxin system HigB family toxin yields the protein MKRIIAKKTLKDFWENHADAEQYLKTWYETAKNSNWKSPNDVKQTFINASVLKDGRIVFNIKGNSYRLIVKFNFERQWAFIRFVGTHAEYDKINADTI from the coding sequence ATGAAAAGAATAATTGCGAAAAAGACTTTGAAAGATTTCTGGGAAAATCATGCAGATGCCGAGCAGTATCTAAAAACATGGTATGAAACAGCAAAAAATTCAAATTGGAAATCACCTAATGATGTTAAGCAAACTTTTATTAATGCGAGTGTCTTAAAAGATGGGAGGATTGTTTTTAATATAAAAGGAAATTCTTATCGACTGATTGTAAAATTTAATTTTGAAAGACAATGGGCATTTATTCGATTTGTGGGAACTCATGCTGAGTATGATAAAATAAATGCCGACACAATTTAA
- a CDS encoding helix-turn-helix domain-containing protein produces the protein MKITPIKTEKDYLEALERLEVIFDAAPNSVEGDEAEILSMLIDNYENQFFSIDAPDPIEAIKIRMEEMNIRQKDLVGIIGGKSSVSEVLNKKKKLTVDMIRELERVLNISASVLVGSYQLKP, from the coding sequence ATGAAAATTACACCTATTAAAACAGAAAAAGATTACTTAGAAGCACTTGAAAGATTGGAGGTGATTTTTGATGCTGCGCCAAATTCAGTTGAAGGTGATGAGGCTGAAATTTTGTCAATGTTGATAGATAATTATGAAAATCAATTCTTTTCTATTGATGCACCTGATCCAATTGAAGCTATTAAAATCAGAATGGAAGAAATGAATATTAGGCAAAAAGATCTGGTTGGGATAATTGGTGGAAAAAGTAGTGTTTCTGAGGTTTTGAACAAGAAAAAAAAACTAACTGTTGATATGATTCGGGAGCTTGAAAGGGTTTTAAATATTTCAGCTTCAGTATTAGTTGGTAGTTATCAATTAAAACCCTAG